The window ACCTCCTGCCACGCTCCGACCGCGAGAACGGCGAGTTCTGGCTGTCCGGCCAGGGCGAGCTGTGGGTCGGCCGCCGGCACTCGCTCACCGAGGCGGAGAAGCTGTACGGCATCCCGGCCTCCGACGTGCGCGAGCTCGCGGACCAGCTCCGCGAGGCGACGGGTCCCGTGCGTGTCGTGCGTGGCTTCGACGCCGGCATCGAGGCCGCGCTGACCGACAAGGTCACCGCCGAGCGGGACGAGGAACTGCGGGTCTTCCTGTCCGAGGCGCGGCTGGTCAAGGACGCGTTCGAGATCGGCGAGCTGCAGAAGGCCGTCGACTCGACCGTGCGCGGCTTCGAGGACGTGGTGAAGGTCCTCGACAAGGCCGAGGCGACCAGCGAGCGCTACATCGAGGGCACGTTCTTCCTCCGCGCGCGCGTGGAGGGCAACGACGTCGGCTACGGCTCCATCTGCGCGGCCGGTCCGCACGCCTGCACGCTGCACTGGGTGCGCAACGACGGGGCCGTGCGGTCGGGTGATCTGCTGCTGCTCGACGCGGGCGTCGAGACGCACACGTACTACACCGCCGACGTCACGCGGACGCTGCCGATCAACGGCCGTTACAGCGAGATCCAGAAGAAGATCTACGACGCCGTGTACGAGGCCCAGGAGGCCGGCATCGAGGCTGTGCAGCCGGGTGCGAAGTACCGGGACTTCCATGACGCGGCCCAGCGTGTGCTGACCGAGCGGCTCGTCGAGTGGGGGCTCGTCGAAGGGCCGGTGGAGCGGGTGCTGGAGCTGGGGCTTCAGCGGCGGTGGACGCTGCACGGGACGGGGCACATGCTCGGCATGGACGTCCATGACTGCGCTGCGGCGCGGACGGAGACGTACGTGGAGGGTGTGCTGGAGCCGGGGATGGTGCTGACCGTCGAGCCCGGGCTGTACTTCCAGGCCGATGACCTGACCGTGCCGGAGGAGTACCGGGGGATCGGGGTGCGGATCGAGGACGACATTCTGGTGACGGAGGACGGGAACCGGAATCTGAGTGCTGGGCTGCCTCGGCGGTCGGACGAGGTCGAGTCCTGGATGGCCTCTTTGAAGGGCTGACGTCGGATTGATGGTCGGGTACCGAAGGGGTGTCCGGCCGTCGTCGCGGTCTGCGGGTTGTGGGGGCTTGTCGCGCCCACGCGGCGGAGCCGCATATCGATACAGTCCCGCGCCCCTAGGGGGGGTTGGGGTGGACCTGCATCTGGAACTGGCCGCCGTCGATGGGCGTCGGGCCGGACTCGAGCGGGCGCTTCGGGATGCCGTGCGGGACGGACGGCTTACTCCCGGGGAGC of the Streptomyces sp. T12 genome contains:
- a CDS encoding aminopeptidase P family protein, which produces MADELTPETPETESEEPIKQRKNGLYPGVSDELAESMKSGWADTELHDLEPIPQAAETAARRSALSARFPGERLVIPAGNLKTRSNDTEYAFRASVEYAYLTGNQTEDGVLVMEPVTDGHQATIYLLPRSDRENGEFWLSGQGELWVGRRHSLTEAEKLYGIPASDVRELADQLREATGPVRVVRGFDAGIEAALTDKVTAERDEELRVFLSEARLVKDAFEIGELQKAVDSTVRGFEDVVKVLDKAEATSERYIEGTFFLRARVEGNDVGYGSICAAGPHACTLHWVRNDGAVRSGDLLLLDAGVETHTYYTADVTRTLPINGRYSEIQKKIYDAVYEAQEAGIEAVQPGAKYRDFHDAAQRVLTERLVEWGLVEGPVERVLELGLQRRWTLHGTGHMLGMDVHDCAAARTETYVEGVLEPGMVLTVEPGLYFQADDLTVPEEYRGIGVRIEDDILVTEDGNRNLSAGLPRRSDEVESWMASLKG